The following are encoded together in the Leuconostoc mesenteroides subsp. mesenteroides ATCC 8293 genome:
- a CDS encoding undecaprenyl-diphosphate phosphatase has translation MFDLIKAIIIGIIEGLTEFLPVSSTGHIILAEALMKIPSGNVWTKAFSSVFDYSIQLGAIFAVIQLYFDKLNPFSSKKTDHEKFQTWRLWIRVIVGVLPAIVFGFALNDFMDAHLMNFWVVSATLIIYGIAFIVIENRQKSIVPVITNVNQITFKLALYIGLFQVLSIVPGTSRSGATILGAIILGASRFVAAEFSFFLSIPVMFGVTFLKMGSFFRDGGSFTGMQSIVMLVGFIVSWIVAWFAIKFMMNYIKNNDFKVFGYYRIIIGAIFLVFGILGIVG, from the coding sequence ATGTTTGATCTTATCAAAGCAATAATTATTGGTATCATTGAAGGCCTGACGGAGTTTTTACCAGTCTCTTCAACTGGACATATCATCTTAGCAGAAGCATTGATGAAAATTCCTAGTGGCAATGTTTGGACGAAGGCGTTTAGTTCAGTATTTGATTATTCGATTCAATTGGGAGCAATCTTTGCGGTTATTCAATTGTACTTCGACAAGTTGAATCCGTTTTCATCTAAAAAAACAGATCATGAAAAATTCCAAACTTGGCGTTTGTGGATTCGAGTAATCGTTGGTGTATTACCAGCCATTGTGTTTGGATTTGCATTAAATGACTTTATGGATGCACATTTGATGAATTTCTGGGTTGTGTCAGCAACACTTATCATTTATGGTATTGCGTTTATTGTGATTGAGAACCGTCAAAAAAGCATTGTACCGGTAATTACTAATGTAAACCAAATTACTTTTAAACTAGCATTGTACATTGGTTTGTTTCAAGTGCTATCAATCGTTCCCGGTACATCACGTTCGGGAGCAACTATCTTGGGTGCTATTATCTTAGGAGCATCGCGATTCGTGGCTGCAGAATTTTCATTCTTCTTGTCAATTCCGGTTATGTTCGGTGTGACTTTCCTTAAGATGGGTTCATTCTTTAGAGATGGTGGTTCATTCACGGGCATGCAAAGCATAGTAATGCTTGTTGGTTTCATCGTATCTTGGATTGTTGCTTGGTTTGCTATTAAGTTTATGATGAACTATATTAAGAATAATGATTTCAAGGTATTCGGTTACTATAGAATTATTATAGGCGCTATTTTCTTAGTTTTCGGTATTCTTGGCATCGTGGGGTAA
- a CDS encoding uroporphyrinogen decarboxylase family protein, with translation MESTGKLSFTNNYNYVPASFWYHFSAASGVELDAFKNPEIIEGNILGTKKLVETTSPDFVKLMSDGLFHYEFNYQDADDKRVVYANLSPIADNHPWLIKTADLVRRQKQVIGERASFYNVFSPTTLLKWALVKNPDGHYDKSKADEKLADIILTDSENVRQALEVITLDVIKQVKAAVNAGADGIYYSTQVIQDTRLGHADFDEFVAATDKQVLKAANQLSDTNILHICGNGGARNAISWFENYPASIVNWSVDTEDISLHEGKEIFPGKIVLGGFGNTAKDVLYRGTQSEIQQFAKRLVQEAGADNLIIGANCTVPRDIDPQHLQWAIEAVQKESEGLKSYE, from the coding sequence ATGGAAAGCACGGGAAAATTATCCTTTACTAATAATTACAACTACGTTCCAGCGAGTTTTTGGTATCATTTTTCGGCAGCCTCAGGTGTAGAGCTGGATGCTTTTAAAAATCCTGAGATTATTGAAGGTAATATTTTAGGTACTAAGAAGTTAGTTGAGACAACCTCACCAGATTTTGTGAAATTAATGAGCGACGGCCTGTTTCATTACGAATTTAATTACCAAGATGCTGATGATAAAAGGGTAGTTTACGCTAATTTATCACCAATAGCGGATAATCATCCATGGTTGATAAAAACAGCAGATTTAGTTAGACGGCAAAAGCAGGTCATCGGTGAGCGAGCTTCATTTTATAATGTTTTTTCACCAACGACGTTACTTAAATGGGCACTAGTTAAAAATCCAGATGGACACTACGATAAAAGTAAAGCCGATGAAAAGCTTGCTGATATTATTTTGACAGATAGCGAAAATGTTCGTCAGGCATTAGAGGTGATTACACTAGATGTAATCAAGCAGGTGAAGGCTGCGGTCAATGCTGGTGCCGATGGGATCTATTATAGTACGCAAGTTATTCAGGATACACGGCTAGGACATGCCGATTTTGATGAATTTGTCGCTGCGACTGATAAACAAGTTCTAAAGGCAGCAAATCAATTGTCAGATACAAATATCTTACATATTTGTGGTAATGGCGGCGCCAGAAATGCAATTTCATGGTTTGAAAATTATCCGGCATCAATTGTTAACTGGTCGGTTGATACGGAAGACATATCTTTACATGAGGGCAAAGAGATCTTCCCAGGGAAAATTGTTCTTGGTGGGTTTGGTAACACTGCGAAAGATGTTTTGTATCGAGGAACACAGTCTGAAATACAACAATTTGCTAAACGTTTAGTTCAGGAAGCTGGTGCCGATAATTTAATTATTGGTGCTAATTGTACGGTTCCCCGGGATATTGATCCTCAACATCTACAGTGGGCGATAGAAGCAGTTCAAAAGGAAAGTGAAGGTTTGAAAAGTTATGAGTAA
- a CDS encoding uroporphyrinogen decarboxylase family protein → MSNQQNVLLDSTEKIPVSFWRHFADDETVDALENPTIATINIQGHKEYVDDLRPDFVKLMSDGYFNVPFDNVTDPKNIDNLSKIQEIQDDDPWLTEQVKLVQEQKKVIGQRRGFYNIFSPVTILKWALYDAESELPAKGDERLTELFIQYPEEIKHILNVLAKNIIKQVKAVVVDGGADGVYYSTQELQSSKYTKELFDGIQKNVDLSVIDAIKSVSDISILHICGFSGTSNHLEWFIDYDLPIVNWAVTVEGISLQQGQQIFKDKVVLGGFGNTTDDVLYNGSKDEIEAAVQGLLSNVDKKRVIIGADCTVPRDIPVDHLKWAIAAVHENVV, encoded by the coding sequence ATGAGTAATCAACAAAATGTATTATTAGATTCAACAGAAAAAATACCGGTTAGTTTTTGGCGCCATTTCGCTGATGATGAAACCGTCGACGCATTAGAAAATCCAACAATTGCTACGATTAATATTCAAGGACATAAGGAATATGTTGACGACTTACGTCCAGATTTTGTGAAGTTAATGAGTGACGGTTATTTTAATGTTCCTTTTGACAATGTCACTGATCCTAAAAATATTGATAATTTAAGTAAAATTCAAGAGATACAAGATGATGATCCTTGGCTTACTGAACAAGTCAAATTAGTGCAAGAGCAGAAAAAAGTTATTGGTCAGCGTAGAGGTTTTTATAATATCTTTTCACCAGTGACGATTTTAAAGTGGGCACTCTATGATGCAGAAAGTGAGTTGCCTGCCAAGGGCGATGAACGCTTAACCGAACTGTTTATTCAATACCCGGAGGAAATTAAGCATATTCTAAATGTTCTAGCTAAGAACATTATCAAGCAAGTAAAGGCGGTTGTAGTAGATGGTGGTGCTGATGGAGTCTATTACAGTACACAAGAATTACAGAGTTCAAAATATACTAAAGAATTGTTTGATGGTATACAAAAGAATGTTGATTTAAGTGTTATAGATGCAATTAAGTCTGTTAGTGATATTAGCATTCTTCATATCTGTGGTTTCAGCGGTACAAGTAACCACTTAGAGTGGTTTATAGACTATGACTTGCCAATTGTCAATTGGGCAGTGACAGTGGAAGGTATTTCCCTCCAACAGGGACAGCAAATATTTAAAGACAAAGTTGTATTGGGCGGATTTGGTAATACAACAGATGATGTATTATACAACGGGTCTAAAGACGAAATAGAAGCGGCTGTACAAGGATTATTGTCCAACGTTGATAAAAAGCGTGTTATTATCGGTGCGGATTGCACTGTTCCCCGCGATATTCCTGTGGATCATTTGAAGTGGGCGATTGCCGCCGTACATGAAAACGTTGTGTAA
- a CDS encoding transporter substrate-binding domain-containing protein, whose amino-acid sequence MVNKKGIITAAVAVVIIGGGLTIRHLNADSNKAAAKKVRTINVAHTQNYVPYDYVKNGVSKGYEVDVLKAVDKLLPDYKFKYHPTSDEDLLVGLDSGKYDVGVKGAWWTKERAKKYILPKQAVGASIIGITYRKDDNYKSFAEFAKKSGKLVPISPQNGQYAVVQEWNKKHPNEKITLKSADQFTVGDAYNWVLEGRYDAYFDVKVNYQNSVVKSSGAYHSSADKLAYTPYKGIKTYPIISRANKDNSNFSKEYDQAIKKLQKNGTLEKLSQKYFKENVWDFVGDK is encoded by the coding sequence ATGGTAAATAAAAAAGGGATTATTACTGCTGCGGTAGCCGTTGTCATTATTGGTGGTGGTTTGACTATACGTCATCTTAATGCAGACAGCAACAAGGCAGCAGCCAAAAAAGTAAGAACAATTAATGTGGCACATACACAAAACTATGTGCCATATGATTATGTGAAAAACGGTGTATCAAAAGGATATGAAGTTGATGTTTTGAAAGCTGTTGATAAGCTATTGCCCGATTATAAGTTTAAGTATCATCCAACATCAGATGAAGATTTATTAGTTGGCTTGGATTCAGGAAAATATGATGTTGGGGTGAAGGGTGCTTGGTGGACAAAAGAACGTGCCAAAAAGTACATCTTACCCAAGCAAGCGGTTGGTGCGTCTATCATAGGAATCACTTATCGAAAAGATGATAACTATAAGTCATTTGCCGAGTTTGCAAAGAAGTCAGGTAAGTTGGTACCAATTTCACCACAGAATGGTCAATACGCAGTAGTACAGGAGTGGAACAAAAAACACCCTAACGAAAAAATCACATTAAAATCAGCTGATCAATTTACTGTTGGTGATGCATATAACTGGGTATTGGAAGGCCGATATGATGCTTACTTTGATGTGAAGGTAAATTACCAAAATTCAGTTGTTAAGAGCAGTGGCGCTTACCATAGTTCAGCCGACAAATTGGCCTACACACCCTACAAGGGCATTAAGACTTATCCGATTATCAGTCGTGCCAATAAAGACAACTCAAATTTCTCAAAAGAATATGACCAAGCTATCAAGAAGCTACAGAAGAACGGTACGCTGGAAAAGTTGTCACAAAAGTATTTCAAAGAAAATGTTTGGGACTTTGTCGGTGATAAATAA
- a CDS encoding amino acid ABC transporter permease: MPPFSFKFFLSVFGEVLPYFPVTLLIIVTSIIFSSLLGALVASGQLSRSPIWRTLSQGYVFVLRSTPPIVLLFLVFYGLPKLLLLSLNININDWQKSIFVIIALSLLFASNLAEVFKSAYLSVNTGQREAALMVGLSEWQTFYRITLPQTIVVALPNFANTVAALIKDAALAYVIGLLDMMGAGDNLISRNFGHHSLETYLALAIIYWILFVIIEQGAKYLERYLGKSRAIASNPAEVVA; the protein is encoded by the coding sequence ATGCCACCATTTAGTTTCAAATTTTTCCTATCGGTTTTTGGTGAGGTACTGCCTTATTTTCCAGTAACGCTACTCATCATTGTTACATCGATAATTTTTAGTTCCTTATTAGGGGCATTGGTGGCTAGTGGGCAACTTAGTCGATCACCAATATGGAGAACCTTGTCACAAGGTTATGTTTTTGTACTGCGCTCTACGCCACCCATCGTTTTGTTGTTTTTAGTTTTTTATGGGTTACCTAAATTATTATTGCTATCCTTGAATATTAATATCAATGATTGGCAAAAATCGATTTTCGTCATTATCGCGTTATCCTTACTGTTTGCGTCAAATTTAGCAGAAGTGTTTAAATCTGCCTATTTATCTGTGAACACTGGGCAACGTGAAGCGGCATTGATGGTGGGCTTATCAGAATGGCAGACATTTTATCGTATAACCCTACCACAAACAATCGTAGTCGCCTTACCCAATTTCGCAAATACTGTCGCCGCATTAATTAAAGATGCAGCTTTGGCATATGTCATTGGACTACTAGATATGATGGGTGCAGGTGATAATCTGATTTCTAGGAATTTTGGACACCACTCACTTGAGACATATTTAGCGTTGGCCATTATTTATTGGATTTTATTTGTAATCATTGAGCAAGGCGCGAAGTATTTAGAAAGATATCTTGGTAAAAGCCGTGCAATTGCATCAAATCCTGCGGAGGTTGTCGCATGA
- a CDS encoding amino acid ABC transporter permease: protein MNVPFLIQTFWSAIKAVPITLLITGASLLIGLPLGFLLAWIKIRKIRILYPLVVAYTSLMRATPMVLLILLFYSTLPSLLNVLVNQKLHWNVKVFDTNPIIYAIIVFALIAVANLSEVFRSAILTIDPGQKEAALMVGLTPIQAYYRIIIPQALVSAVPNIGNLTLNILKGTSLAFMMTVQEVTAVAKTAASYTYDYTEAYIDIFIIYFILGTILQIIFKYLERYLGRHKLRGTVV, encoded by the coding sequence ATGAATGTACCATTTTTAATTCAAACTTTCTGGTCGGCTATAAAAGCTGTGCCAATAACATTATTAATTACCGGTGCGTCATTGCTCATTGGTTTGCCGCTTGGCTTTTTATTGGCATGGATTAAAATTAGAAAAATTCGTATACTTTATCCGCTCGTTGTCGCATACACATCTCTCATGCGGGCCACGCCGATGGTATTACTGATTTTACTGTTTTATAGTACATTACCAAGCTTGTTGAATGTCTTAGTTAACCAAAAACTACACTGGAATGTCAAGGTGTTCGATACTAATCCCATTATTTATGCCATTATTGTTTTTGCTTTAATTGCAGTTGCAAATTTATCGGAAGTATTTCGATCAGCAATTTTGACGATTGATCCTGGACAAAAAGAGGCAGCTTTAATGGTTGGATTGACGCCAATACAAGCTTATTATCGTATTATTATTCCACAAGCATTGGTTTCGGCTGTGCCTAACATTGGTAATTTAACGTTAAACATTTTAAAAGGCACTTCGCTTGCGTTCATGATGACGGTTCAAGAAGTAACGGCGGTTGCTAAAACAGCAGCCTCATATACTTATGATTACACGGAAGCTTATATTGATATTTTTATAATTTACTTTATCTTAGGAACGATACTGCAAATCATTTTTAAATATCTGGAACGTTACTTAGGTCGACATAAGCTACGCGGAACAGTTGTATAG
- a CDS encoding amino acid ABC transporter ATP-binding protein, whose product MLKVRNFRKKYHEHEVLKGIDIEVNQGDVVALLGPSGSGKTTFLRGLAFLTPGDSGVIEFDDQKISIESATPVDIKKLRQKMGFVFQNFNLFANKTAIQNVEEGLIIGHKEPKEIARKKAQEALQKVGLLEFANHYPSQLSGGQAQRVGIARAAALNPEIILLDEPTSALDPELVADVLQVIKQLADEGKTMIVVTHEMAFARDVADKVVFMDKGLVVEENEPVEFFDNPKSPRLKEFLSRISAANVADNSFEYEKANQK is encoded by the coding sequence ATGTTAAAAGTCAGAAATTTCAGAAAAAAGTATCATGAACATGAAGTATTGAAAGGAATTGATATTGAAGTTAACCAAGGGGATGTAGTAGCATTACTTGGACCATCAGGATCTGGTAAGACTACGTTTTTAAGAGGGTTAGCTTTTCTAACACCGGGAGATTCTGGTGTTATAGAATTTGATGATCAAAAAATAAGTATTGAATCGGCAACGCCTGTTGATATTAAAAAGTTGCGACAAAAGATGGGCTTCGTTTTTCAAAATTTCAATTTGTTTGCTAATAAGACGGCCATACAAAATGTCGAAGAAGGTTTGATTATTGGGCATAAGGAGCCAAAAGAAATAGCTCGAAAAAAAGCGCAGGAAGCCTTACAAAAAGTAGGTTTGTTGGAATTTGCCAATCATTATCCAAGTCAATTGTCTGGTGGACAAGCGCAGCGCGTAGGAATTGCTAGAGCAGCAGCTTTAAATCCGGAGATTATTTTATTGGATGAGCCGACGAGCGCGTTAGATCCCGAGTTAGTAGCAGATGTTTTGCAGGTGATTAAACAACTAGCTGATGAAGGGAAAACGATGATTGTCGTCACTCATGAGATGGCTTTTGCTCGTGATGTGGCTGATAAAGTTGTTTTTATGGATAAAGGTTTAGTTGTAGAGGAAAATGAACCCGTTGAATTTTTTGATAATCCTAAGTCGCCACGTTTGAAAGAATTTTTAAGTCGTATTAGCGCTGCCAATGTTGCTGACAACAGTTTTGAGTATGAAAAGGCTAATCAAAAATAA
- a CDS encoding peptide chain release factor 3, with protein MENFQEQLKNRRTFAIISHPDAGKTTLTEQLLLHGGVIREAGTVKGRGSNKLASSDWMAIEQQRGISVTSSVLQFDYEGKRINILDTPGHEDFSEDTYRTLMAVDSVVMVVDAAKGIEPQTKKLFEIVSQRGIPVFTFFNKIDRDARPALDLVDELETVLGIQAYPMNWPVGSGQVLQGIYDLQADQLVPFKNATIHSEIVDEAMDEIELLRDAGNPFDEDKIAHGQLTQVFFGSALVNFGVTEFLREYLTYAPAPAAMTTVDDKKINPEDAQFSGFVFKIQANMDPRHRDRIAFVRIVSGEFNRGMDVLLQRNGKKLKLSNVTQFMAEERENVQTAVPGDIIGVYDTGNFQIGDTIYSGKKAVQFPDLPTFTPELFNRVVAKDVMKQKSYHKGIEQLVQEGTIQLYKSWNGGDYIIGAVGQLQFEVFQFRMENEYNVEIQFEPIGSKVARWIKPEQLDEKMSSSRNLLVKDRYDEPVFLFENKFALNWFHDKYPDVELEEKM; from the coding sequence ATGGAAAACTTTCAAGAACAACTAAAGAACCGACGTACTTTTGCGATCATCTCCCATCCCGATGCTGGTAAAACAACCTTAACTGAGCAATTATTGTTGCATGGTGGAGTGATTCGTGAAGCCGGAACAGTTAAAGGCCGTGGGTCGAACAAATTAGCTTCATCTGATTGGATGGCGATTGAGCAACAACGTGGTATTTCAGTAACGTCATCTGTATTGCAGTTTGACTATGAAGGTAAACGAATCAATATTTTGGATACACCGGGGCACGAGGACTTTTCAGAAGATACCTATCGTACTTTGATGGCTGTGGATTCAGTAGTCATGGTAGTCGATGCCGCCAAGGGTATTGAGCCACAGACTAAAAAGTTATTTGAAATTGTCTCACAGCGTGGAATACCAGTCTTTACGTTCTTTAACAAAATTGATCGTGACGCTCGCCCAGCACTTGATTTGGTTGACGAGCTTGAAACTGTATTAGGAATTCAAGCTTACCCAATGAATTGGCCAGTCGGCTCCGGCCAGGTTCTGCAAGGCATTTATGATTTGCAGGCTGACCAACTTGTGCCCTTTAAGAATGCCACAATTCATTCCGAGATCGTCGATGAGGCGATGGATGAAATTGAATTGTTACGTGATGCGGGTAATCCATTTGATGAGGATAAAATCGCTCATGGGCAATTAACACAAGTATTCTTTGGCTCAGCGTTGGTTAATTTTGGTGTAACAGAATTCTTGCGTGAATATTTGACGTATGCACCAGCCCCAGCAGCGATGACGACAGTTGATGACAAAAAAATTAATCCAGAAGACGCACAGTTCAGTGGTTTTGTATTTAAGATACAGGCCAACATGGATCCCAGACATCGAGACCGTATTGCATTTGTGCGGATCGTGAGTGGGGAGTTTAATCGCGGTATGGATGTGTTATTACAACGGAATGGCAAGAAATTAAAGCTCTCGAACGTGACACAATTTATGGCCGAAGAACGTGAAAATGTCCAGACAGCAGTTCCTGGTGATATTATTGGTGTCTATGATACGGGGAATTTCCAAATAGGTGATACAATCTACTCTGGAAAGAAAGCTGTACAGTTCCCTGATTTGCCAACATTTACACCTGAATTGTTTAACCGTGTGGTTGCCAAGGATGTGATGAAGCAAAAGTCATATCATAAAGGGATTGAACAACTCGTTCAAGAAGGAACAATTCAACTTTATAAATCATGGAACGGCGGCGACTACATTATTGGCGCTGTTGGACAATTGCAGTTTGAAGTGTTCCAGTTCCGTATGGAAAACGAATATAATGTTGAAATTCAATTTGAACCCATTGGTTCCAAAGTTGCTCGCTGGATAAAGCCAGAACAATTAGACGAGAAAATGAGTTCATCACGTAATTTACTAGTAAAAGATCGGTACGATGAACCAGTATTCTTATTCGAGAATAAATTCGCCTTGAATTGGTTCCACGATAAATACCCTGATGTTGAATTAGAAGAAAAAATGTAA
- a CDS encoding folate family ECF transporter S component: MENTTRTWVFPKLDTRQFVLLAMLMALHMVLSRLTVGTNVLQVSFAFVTMSLIAKWYGPLWSMLIAAILDVIGATIINPGAFFVGFTFTAMISALIYSLAYFKHDKTSWWRVSVAVGLVLLIANIGLNSIWLVMMYHTAHDWPSFLAFITPRVIKNLIMFPIQVGISYFLLNNQVISHTTKKIFS; the protein is encoded by the coding sequence ATGGAAAATACAACACGAACGTGGGTTTTCCCAAAACTAGATACGCGCCAATTCGTTTTATTGGCGATGTTGATGGCACTTCACATGGTGCTGAGCAGGCTGACAGTCGGCACTAATGTACTTCAAGTAAGCTTTGCATTCGTAACGATGTCTCTGATTGCTAAATGGTATGGTCCATTGTGGTCTATGTTAATTGCGGCAATATTAGACGTTATCGGCGCAACAATTATTAATCCTGGTGCATTCTTTGTGGGATTCACTTTTACAGCAATGATTAGTGCGTTAATTTATTCACTGGCTTATTTCAAGCATGACAAAACAAGCTGGTGGCGAGTAAGTGTTGCTGTGGGGTTGGTATTATTAATTGCTAATATTGGTTTAAATTCCATTTGGTTGGTTATGATGTATCATACAGCACACGATTGGCCTTCATTTTTAGCCTTTATTACACCACGTGTCATTAAGAATTTAATTATGTTTCCCATTCAAGTGGGTATTTCGTATTTTCTTTTAAATAATCAGGTTATTAGTCACACCACAAAAAAGATTTTTAGTTAA
- the thiD gene encoding bifunctional hydroxymethylpyrimidine kinase/phosphomethylpyrimidine kinase yields the protein MVNEFPQVLTIAGSDSDGSAGMQADLHTFFIRKTYGMSVLVAAVAGNSYGIHAAETLPLHFVDKQFEVLADDFKVRASKTGMLSDASLIEAVVKAYKQFDFGPLVVDPVITTKHGAQLLEAAAFEALKEKLLPLATVATPNFFEAQLLTGRTIDNEQQQTAAAKDIQSLGVQNVIVKGWHNQDNQNEVADYVLLADGSDFWLRHPYFDTTHINGTGDTLSAAIAAEIAKGKDVATAIRIAHDVTATAIEHEIAVGHKFGPINHWAAQDYNKKEDK from the coding sequence ATGGTAAATGAATTTCCACAAGTTTTAACAATAGCAGGTTCTGATTCAGATGGATCAGCAGGGATGCAGGCAGACTTGCATACATTTTTCATTAGAAAAACATACGGTATGAGTGTGTTAGTTGCTGCTGTGGCTGGTAACTCATACGGTATTCATGCTGCGGAAACATTACCGCTACACTTTGTTGACAAACAGTTTGAGGTTCTTGCTGACGATTTTAAAGTTCGCGCTAGTAAGACGGGCATGTTATCAGATGCTAGCTTAATTGAAGCAGTGGTAAAAGCTTATAAACAGTTTGACTTTGGTCCTTTAGTAGTTGATCCGGTAATAACAACAAAACATGGTGCTCAATTGTTAGAGGCAGCGGCCTTTGAGGCACTAAAAGAAAAACTTCTACCACTGGCAACAGTTGCAACACCGAACTTTTTTGAGGCACAATTGCTAACTGGACGTACTATTGATAATGAACAGCAACAGACAGCTGCTGCAAAAGATATTCAATCTCTGGGCGTTCAAAATGTTATTGTCAAAGGATGGCATAATCAAGATAACCAAAATGAGGTTGCTGACTATGTTCTTCTCGCGGATGGCTCTGATTTTTGGTTAAGGCACCCGTATTTTGATACTACACACATCAATGGTACTGGGGACACTTTAAGCGCTGCTATTGCTGCTGAAATTGCTAAGGGGAAAGACGTTGCAACGGCTATTCGCATTGCCCACGATGTGACGGCAACAGCGATTGAACATGAAATTGCTGTTGGACATAAGTTTGGACCAATTAATCACTGGGCAGCTCAAGACTATAATAAAAAAGAAGACAAATAG
- a CDS encoding (S)-acetoin forming diacetyl reductase, which yields MSENKVALVTGAGQGIGQAIAERLSKDGFKVALVGRHIEKVQKVADEINENGGEAIAIKADVAKRDEVFAAVKETKEKFNGFDVIVNNAGVAPTTPIMSVTEDDMNWTWGINVNGIVWGTQAATEAFKEFGHGGKIINATSQAGVQGNANLTAYGSTKFAIRGITQTTAKELAEFGITVNAFAPGIVKTPMMEDIAHEVSVNAGKDDEWGMAQFSEGITLGRLSEPEDIANVVSFLSSSDSNYVTGQTLIVDGGMVFS from the coding sequence ATGTCAGAAAATAAAGTCGCTTTGGTAACTGGAGCTGGTCAAGGAATTGGACAGGCAATCGCAGAACGATTGTCAAAAGATGGGTTTAAGGTTGCCTTAGTTGGACGTCATATTGAAAAAGTACAAAAAGTAGCTGATGAAATTAATGAAAATGGTGGTGAAGCCATTGCTATTAAGGCTGATGTGGCTAAACGTGATGAAGTTTTTGCAGCCGTCAAAGAAACGAAAGAAAAGTTCAATGGTTTTGATGTGATTGTTAACAATGCGGGTGTTGCGCCTACGACACCAATCATGTCAGTAACGGAAGATGATATGAACTGGACATGGGGCATTAATGTTAATGGTATTGTCTGGGGAACACAAGCTGCGACAGAAGCCTTCAAGGAATTTGGTCATGGTGGCAAAATCATTAATGCAACATCGCAAGCTGGTGTGCAAGGAAATGCTAATTTGACTGCCTATGGATCAACAAAATTTGCCATTCGCGGTATTACACAAACAACAGCTAAAGAGTTAGCAGAATTTGGTATTACAGTAAATGCATTTGCGCCTGGAATTGTGAAAACACCGATGATGGAAGATATTGCTCATGAAGTAAGCGTGAACGCTGGTAAAGACGACGAATGGGGAATGGCACAATTTTCAGAAGGAATCACCTTAGGACGACTAAGTGAACCGGAAGATATAGCAAATGTGGTTTCCTTCTTGTCTAGCTCAGATTCAAACTATGTGACAGGCCAAACATTAATTGTTGATGGTGGTATGGTATTTAGTTAA